CACTCCACTCGCGACAAGAAAGAGATTCACACACCCTCCGAGGTATTGGCAGCCCACCGGCAGGTTGCGGCCGAGTTCGGCAATCAGGCCGATAGCGTCGTCCAAGAGGCGCGACTCCGGGTGAATAGCGTCGAGCAGACGCCACATCCGAACTCGCCCGAGCGGGTTCAGGAAGCTGTCACTTTCGCCAAGAGCCGCAATTTCGAGCGTGAGGCCGTAACCGATGAACGAGACATCATGCGCGACGCCCTGCGGCGCGGCATGGGCAACCTTACTTACAGCCAGGTACGCGACAACTTCGAACAACGGGAAGCCACCGGGGAGTTCCAGCGTGCCCCCAGCCAGAAGCACGACACTGGGCGGACATTCACAACCCGCGAGGCCATTGCCGAAGAGCTTGCGACCATCAAGCACATGCAGCAAGGCCAGCACGCGGTCGAGCCGATCATGCGGCAAGAGGATACCGCCCCCCATTCCCGCACTCGCGAGCTCCTGAACCCGGCACAACAAAAAGCCATCGAGGAAGTTCTCACCTCCCGGGACCGGATACACGGGCTGCAGGGGTTGGCGGGCAGTGGCAAGACCACGACCCTTGAGGCCATCCGCGAGGGCGCGGAACGGAACGGATACGCCGTCGAGGGCTTCGCTCCCACAAGTCGAGCAGCCGGCCAGCTTCGCGATGCTGGCATTCAGGCCGACACCTTGCAAGGTTTTCTAGCCCGTGGCGGCGTCGGGCGAAACGCGGGAGACCCAAATGTCCGGCACCTTTATATGCTCGACGAATCCAGTCTTGCCAGCACCCGGCAGATGCAAGCGTTTCTCGAAAAGATCGGGCCACAGGACCGAGTTTTACTCATTGGGGACACCCGGCAACACCAGGGCGTCGATGCCGGAAAGCCCTTCGAGCAGATGCAGGAGGCCGGAATGCGGACCACCCGGCTCGACCAGATTGTGCGCCAGAAAGACCCGGAACTGCTACGCGCCGTCGAACATCTCTCTCGCAACGAGACGGCCACCGGCATTCAAATTCTTCAGCAGCAAGGCCGCATTACCGAGATTCCCGACCGCCAGCAACGCATCGAGGCCATCGCCAGGGATTATGTTGCACACCCGGAGAACACACTGGTAGTCGCGCCCGACAACGTCAGCCGCCGCGACATCAACGATGCCATCCGCGCCGAGTTGCAGGACAGCGGCGCTCTATCCAAAGACAATCACGCAATGACCGTTCTTACACAGCGTTCGGAGTTGACCAGCGCCGACCGCAACTGGGCCGCGCTCTACCAGCCCGCCGACGTTCTCTATTACACCCGTGGCAGCAAGGAACTTGGCATTGAGCGCGGCACCTACGCCACCGTCGTCTCCACAGATCCCAAAGCGAACCAGCTCACGGTCGAACAGTGGGACGGCCAACAAGTTACCTACGATCCCAAGCGGCTGCATGGCATCGCCGCGTACCGAGAAATCACCAGGGACTTTGCCGAAGGCGACCGTCTCCAGTTCACCGTCAGCAAGCCCGACATGGACATCAAGAACCGCGATCTGGGCACGGTGGAGCGCATCGACGGCACCAGCATGACTGTCCGCATGGATGGCGATAAGGCCCGGCCCCTGACATTCGACACCTCCGAGATGCGGCACTTCGACCACGGCTACGCCGTTACGTCGCATAGTTCTCAGGGACTCACAACGGATCGAGTCCTGGTTAATATGGACACGACAGCTCACCCGGAACTCATCAATACCCGATTCGCCTATGTGTCCGTCTCTCGCGCGTCCGAAGACGCGCGAATCTACACGAACGACGCGACAACGCTCGCCGAGTGCCTCAGTACCGACATCAGCAAAGCCTCCGCTGTCGAAGTCGCGAGACCAAAGAACGAAACACAGGCCCACCAACCCCAATCGAAGGAGGAGACCGTGGATAACGCGAAAGAACAGACCCTCGAAGAACAAAGACGACAGCACCAGCATGACACTCAGAATCAGGCAGCCGACAAGTTGCCTACGCCGAACGAGATCGACTTCCGGCACTACGCGCCGATCCAGACTGCGCTTCCCAATGAAGCCACTGGATACGAATGGAAGCGGGAGACCGGCGACATCCAGAGCTACCAGCACAATCAGAATGGCGGATGGCTTCATATCGACCCGCAAGGCCAGTTCTATGACCGCCAAGGACAGCCCCTCTTACGGGAGAACGCCCTTGATCACGCTGGCCATTCCGCGGGTCTTTCGGAAGCTGAGAACAGCCAAGTCCAATCGTCGGCAGTCGGCATTGGTAATGAACATGGAATCGGCATGTGAGTGCTTTCGCTTCCTGGAGACTCTTCAACACCATTCAATCTTCCCATGTCGCAAAAAGAAGTGGCTCCGACAGCCATGCTGCCGCCAGACAGAGGGACTTAGAC
The sequence above is a segment of the Acidicapsa acidisoli genome. Coding sequences within it:
- the mobF gene encoding MobF family relaxase, coding for MLTISKPLSSSQAQTYHAKEFMSAEQNYWKQGDTILGEWQGRMAERYGLAGAIDAEHFARLSEGQNPLTGEQLVRHRTGQEYTTADGTTVKPVEHRAGWDATFSAPKSVSLTALVGGDDRVREAHRQAVTTALTELERYTQARIGGNHAAETTGKFIAAKFEHDTARPVDGYAAPQLHTHAVIFNMTERADGSTRAIQPQSYFDSQQFATAVYQSELMYRLSLLGYEITPGISGAPEIKGYTQEYLDASSPRSQQIREYLEKSGFAGPEAAQIAAHSTRDKKEIHTPSEVLAAHRQVAAEFGNQADSVVQEARLRVNSVEQTPHPNSPERVQEAVTFAKSRNFEREAVTDERDIMRDALRRGMGNLTYSQVRDNFEQREATGEFQRAPSQKHDTGRTFTTREAIAEELATIKHMQQGQHAVEPIMRQEDTAPHSRTRELLNPAQQKAIEEVLTSRDRIHGLQGLAGSGKTTTLEAIREGAERNGYAVEGFAPTSRAAGQLRDAGIQADTLQGFLARGGVGRNAGDPNVRHLYMLDESSLASTRQMQAFLEKIGPQDRVLLIGDTRQHQGVDAGKPFEQMQEAGMRTTRLDQIVRQKDPELLRAVEHLSRNETATGIQILQQQGRITEIPDRQQRIEAIARDYVAHPENTLVVAPDNVSRRDINDAIRAELQDSGALSKDNHAMTVLTQRSELTSADRNWAALYQPADVLYYTRGSKELGIERGTYATVVSTDPKANQLTVEQWDGQQVTYDPKRLHGIAAYREITRDFAEGDRLQFTVSKPDMDIKNRDLGTVERIDGTSMTVRMDGDKARPLTFDTSEMRHFDHGYAVTSHSSQGLTTDRVLVNMDTTAHPELINTRFAYVSVSRASEDARIYTNDATTLAECLSTDISKASAVEVARPKNETQAHQPQSKEETVDNAKEQTLEEQRRQHQHDTQNQAADKLPTPNEIDFRHYAPIQTALPNEATGYEWKRETGDIQSYQHNQNGGWLHIDPQGQFYDRQGQPLLRENALDHAGHSAGLSEAENSQVQSSAVGIGNEHGIGM